One Paralichthys olivaceus isolate ysfri-2021 chromosome 8, ASM2471397v2, whole genome shotgun sequence genomic region harbors:
- the atp5md gene encoding ATP synthase membrane subunit K, mitochondrial, with protein sequence MGGHDAGGQHQFTGIAKYFNSYTITGRRNCVLATYASIAAIILFYKLKPKKQAVTEK encoded by the exons ATGGGAGGACATGACGCCGGAGGCCAGCACCAGTTCACTGGAATTGCCAAGTACTTCAATTCATACACGATCACAGGAAGGAGGAAT tgtgTTTTGGCCACATATGCTAGCATTGCAGCCATTATTCTTTTCTACAAATTGAAGCCCAAAAAACAGGCTGTCACAGAAAAGTGA